One Setaria viridis chromosome 3, Setaria_viridis_v4.0, whole genome shotgun sequence DNA window includes the following coding sequences:
- the LOC117847719 gene encoding iron-sulfur cluster assembly protein 1, with the protein MMLRVAGRRLLGAASGVGGGEAAPAVAAAGAASRGYHERVVDHYNNPRNVGSFDKDDADVGTGIVGAPSCGDVMKLQIRVDEGSGRIVDARFKTFGCGSAIASSSVASEWVKGKQMEEVVAIKNTEIAKHLSLPPVKLHCSMLAEDAIKAAVKDYEAKKGKLAKADE; encoded by the exons ATGATGCTGCGCGTGGCGGGCAGGCGGCTCCTCGGCGCCGCGTCCGGtgtcggaggcggcgaggcggcgccagcggtggcggcggctggggcggcgaGTCGGGGGTACCACGAGCGGGTGGTGGACCACTACAACAACCCGCGCAACGTGGGGTCCTTCGACAAGGACGACGCCGACGTCGGCACGGGGATCGTCGGCGCCCCGTCGTGCGGGGACGTCATGAAGCTGCAGATCCGCGTCGACGAGGGGTCCGGCCGGATCGTCGACGCGCGCTTCAAGACCTTCGGGTGCGGCTCCGCCATCGCGTCCTCCTCCGTCG CTAGTGAGTGGGTGAAGGGCAAGCAAATGGAAGAAGTAGTAGCAATTAAGAACAC TGAGATTGCAAAGCACTTGTCTCTTCCCCCGGTGAAGCTCCACTGCAGCATGCTTGCTGAGGATGCGATCAAAGCCGCCGTGAAGGATTATGAAGCAAAGAAGGGGAAGCTGGCCAAGGCAGATGAGTAG